A region of the Myxococcus stipitatus DSM 14675 genome:
GCTCTCCCAACCCTTCCTGACCCAGCTCGACTCTCGCGCCGCCATCAAGGGGTCGCGAGACCCTCTCGGCGTCCAGTCCCTGTGGTCCCGGCTCGGGCGCCACGTCGTCGCGAATCTGACGACGGTGAGCACCTCGGTGAGGGACTTCACCGTCCTCCTGCTCGGGCACTACTTCGTCGAACGTGTCGCCAACGCAGGCGGCTCCGAGGGGGACCTCGCGACCTTCCTGAAGTGGGAACAGTTGGCCGCGTACGCCCGCACCCTCGTCAACGAGGACCGGAGCTACCGCGGCACCGAGCGCGTGGCCCGACGACTCGCGGAGGGAGAACGCATCCACCTGGGCACCGACTCGGGGGCGCAGATTCTCGGCAACCAGCGAATCTACGGGCTCTGGGGCCTCTACACGGTGCCCGCCCGCGCCTCCCATCTCCTCGCGGGGGAGCCCACACGACTCACCCCGGACGCCCGAGACGCCGTGGAGCGACACCTGCTCCCCCTGCTCGAGCAACAAGGTGCCCGCACGGTGTCCGGCATCATCGACTGCCTGCGCGCCACCAGCCATCCGCTCGACCTCCGCGAGAACTCTCGAGATACGCAGTTCCTCGAGGGCATCGGCCGCATCCTGAAGAAGGTCCGCGCAGGCGAGCGCCAGCTCTACCGGGAGCACCTCCTCCACGGAGGCCCCGCGGACCTCGATGCCTCACGTGGAACCCGTGGCCAGCAGCGACTGTTCGCCGAGCTGCTCTCAGAGACCTTGGAGGACGAGGACTGGGTCCTCACGCCCCAGAGCCTCCAGGCCCTCTCGCATCGCGCGATGAAGCGCGGAGAGGTGGGCGAGCAGCTCGCGTCCCGCCTCGACCGCATTCGCACCACGGAGCTCTTGCTTGCCCCTTCCGTGGCGCTCTTCGAGCACCTGCTCGGCTGCCATGAACAGACCCTCTCGGAGATTGCCCAGGGCGTGCGCAAGCACTGGGGCACCGCCCCACGGGGCACCATCGACCTCGCGGCGACGCGAGAACTGGAGCCCGAGCTGCGAACCCCTGGCGACGATGACTCCGGCCGGCGCTGGCTCCTCCTCGCCGAGTCCCTCCACGCGGGCCAATACGAAGAAGCCCTCCACCGACTCATGGCGCAGAACGAAGCCGTGATGAAGGCTCGAGGAGCGGCGGCCTGGACCACGCTCAAGAATGGCAAGCTCCATGTGCGGCTCCGGGATGAGCACCTGGGCCGGCTCCCCGGCGCCAAGGCCCTGCCGACCTACTGGCGCCATGCCTACTTCATCGAGGCGCTGAGGAACGTCGCGGCCGACCTCCGAGGCACTCCATGAGCAACCTTCCACGCTCGGTCCTCTCCGAACACTTCCTGGAGCGGATGAAGGGACGCCGGCTCGTCTCGGCCGTCTTCACGACCTTCCGGTTCGAGCCCGGCTTCTTCGAGGCCGAAGTCCTGCCCGTCTTCTTCGACATCGCCCTCAGCCACGCACCCGCCATCAAGCTCGTCCAGTTGGAAGAGGCCCTCGTTTCGTTGCCCGGCAGCATCGCCGTCTACTACGACGCGCATGGCCTCGTGGCCGAGGGGGGCACGGCGAAGCTCGACACCCGCCGCATCCCCATTCGACATCCCACGGGCATCTTCCACCCCAAGAATGTCCTCGCGCTCGTCGAGGACGTGGAACCGGGTCCGGATGGCAAGCACGGCAGGACGCTGCTCTGCGCCTGCGCCTCCGCCAACCTCACGCGCGCGGGTTGGTGGGAGAACGTGGAGGCAGCCCACGTCGAGGAGATTGCCGAGGGCGCTCACTCCCCCTTGCGCACCTCGCTCCTGCGATACCTCGATGCCCTGGTCGCCGCCGCCGAGGGCCGCAGGGTGAACGACGAGCTCCGAGCCACCCACCGAGCCATCCGCGACCTCCGTGAGTTCCTGCGTGGTACGACCCAACGGCAAGAGACGTTTGCCGATGTCCGGATTCTCCCCAGCTTCCACGCGGGGGAAGCCTCCCTCCCCGACTTCCTCGAGGACGCCACGGGGAAGCTCCTCCGAGGGCTCTGCCTCGAAGTCATCTCGCCCTACTTCGACGAGGGTGGTGAGTCGGCACCGCTCAAGGAGCTCCTCACACGCTTCGCACCTCGGGAGACCCGCGTGTTCCTCCCCCGGAATGACCGGGGAGAGGCGCTCTGCTCCGAGCCGCTGTTCACCTGGCTGAGCGAGCTGCCGGAGGTGAGCTGGGGGACGCTGCCCTCGGACCTGCTGCGGCTGGGCAAGTCCGAGGAGGCGAGACAGCGCACCGTCCACGCGAAGGTCTATCGGTTCTTCGAACCCAAGCGCCGCGGCCGGGAGTTCATCTTCGTCGGCTCGCCCAACCTGACGACCGCGGCTTTTCGCCTCACGGGACGTGGTGGCAACTGGGAGACAGGCTTCCTCGTCGAGGTCACCTCGGAATCCCGTCCGGACTGGTGGCTGGAGACCGAGACCCGACGGCCTCCCGTCTTCTCGCCTCGGGAGGAGACGGAAGGCGCCGCGACGGATGGCGGCACGCAGCTCATGCTGCGCTATCACTGGGACACCCAGGCAGCCTTCGCGTTCTGGGCCGACGCCACGCCCTCTCCCTCGTTGTCCGTGAGGCATGGCGGAGTCTCCCTGCTCGAGCTCTCCAGCCTCGCGCCTCGGACCTGGGTTCCTCTCGCGGTCGAGCAAGCGCAGCGGCTGGAGACGACCCTTCACTCCACGTCGCTCCTCGAGGTGGTGGGCGAAGGTCCCCAACCTGGGTTCCTCCTGGTTCAGGAAGAGGGGATGTTCAAGCGCCCCACGCTGCTGCTCGACCTCAGCGCCGCGGACATCCTCCGCTACTGGGCGTTGCTCACCGTCGAGCAGCGCGCGGCCTTCATCGAGGCTCGCGCCAACATCACGGGCGATGATGACCCGCTCATCACCCGGCTGGCACCGCTGCCCGTCGAGGCCACGCTGTTCGACCGCTTCGCAGGCATCTTCCACGCCTTCGAGTGCCTGGACAAACACGTCCGGGATGCGCTCGCGCAGAAACGGTCGCGCGAGGCCGACTACCGCCTGTTCGGCAAGAAGTACGACTCACTGGGCAGCCTGCTCGAACGCGTCCTGAAGGACTCGCGCGCGGGAAAGGGGGAGCGTGTCGACCACTACGTCGTCACCCTGTGCGCGAAGCAACTGCTTCGCGAGCTGGGCCGGACCGCTCCCGAGTATTGGGCGGAGCATCGCGACGACGTCCGCGCGCTCGAGGCCCAGTTGGTGGAGGCGGCCCCCCTGCGGGAGGCCCTGGCCAGCGGGAACACGGAGATGCCAGCCTTCCTCGACTGGTTCGAGCGGTGGTTCATCCAGCGGGCGGAAGCTCTTCCCGAGGAGGAGCAGTCATGATCGACCTGGATACGGCCCGCGCGCTGCTCGACTTCGGAAAGCGGATGGGCGCCGGACACCGCGCGGAGGAACAACTGCGCGGTGCCGTGGCCATCCACAACATCCTGAGCAAGCACCGCCTCGCCTATCTCGCCGACGAGGTGGGCATGGGCAAGACGTATGTGGCGCTGGGCGCCCTTGCCCTCTTCCGCCACTTCAATCCGGGCTTCAGGGTCCTGGTCATCACCCCGCGCGAGAACATCCAACGCAAGTGGCAGAAGGAGCTCACGAACTTCGCCGCGCACAACGTGCGCTTCGATGACCTCCGGATGCGCGCGCTCGATGGTCGACCCGCGCGGCCCCTCGTCGACTGCGGCAACCTGCTCGAGCTGGTCCACGAGACGAGCATCGACCCGAACCGGGACTTCTTTGTCCGGATGTCGAGCTTCAGCCTTCCCGTGGGCAAGGCGAGCGAGGGCTGGACGGCGCTGCGCGACGGGCTGAGGCGACACCTGCCCTGGCTTCGGGACGAGGCTTTCGACCTGCGCAACAAAGAGGTCTTCAAGCGGAACTTCGCCCGGGCGCTGTGCTGCGCGCTGCCGAAGTTCGACCTCGTCATCGTCGACGAGGCCCACAACCTCAAGCATGGGTTCAACCTCTCGGGCTCCTCGCGCAACCAGGTGCTGGCGGAGGCGTTCGGCCGCCACGCGCCGGAGGACGCCCCGGACCTCCGCCTCTTCCCGGGCCATGGACCTCGGGCCGAGCGAGTGCTGTTCCTCTCGGCCACGCCCCTCGAGGAGACCTACCGGCACGTCTGGAACCAGCTCGACCTGTTCGGGCTCGCGGGAGGCTTTCGCGAGCTGCGCGACGACCCGGTGCCCGAGGAGCGCAAGAAAGAGGTCGCGGGCCAGTTCCTCGTCCGGCGCGTGACGTCCATGCGCATCGCGGGACGAGAGCACACCAAGAACATGTACCGGCGGGAGTGGCGCGCCGGAGGTGTCCATCAACACGACGAGCCCATCACCGTGTCGGACGACCGGCAGCGGCTGCTCGTCGCGCTGGTGCAGAAGAAGGTGAGTGAGCTGCTGAGCGGCAAGCAGTTCAACCACTCGTTCCAGATTGGAATGCTCGCCTCGTTCGAGAGCTTCCTCGAGACAGCCAGGCTGCGACGACAGGACGACGAGGAGAGCACCTTCGACGACTCGGAGCAGTCCGACCTGGCCCTCGAACGAGAGGGAATCGACGTCCACGACCTGAACCGACTGGCGAAGAGCTATCGGCTCAAGTTCGGGCGCGAGATGCCCCACCCCAAGATGGATGCCGTCGTCGACAGCCTCGCGTCCGCGTGGGTGACGGGCAAGAAGGCGCTGGTGTTCGTCCGGCGGGTCGCCTCCGTCAAGGAGCTGAAGCGCAAGCTCGACGAGCGCTATGACGACTGGCTGATTCCCCACCTGCGCGCACGACTTCCAGAAGTGCTGCACGCGCCCTTCGATGAGGTCGTCGCGCAGTACCGGCTCGAGAAGGGCGCCGCGGAGCGGTCCCACCACGAGGGGAGCTCCACACCCCAGGACGTGGTCGGCACGGACGTGGAGGTGGACGACCGAGGCGGCACCGACACCTTCTTCGCCTGGTACTTCCGAGGCGAGGGCCCCAAGGGCGTGCTGAGCGGGGCCAACATCCAGGCCCGCTTCATCAAGGGAAGCGGCGCCTATTCGACGTTCTTCGCGGACAACACCGTGATGGCGCTGCTGGGCGCGGAGCCCGGGCAGGTGCTCACCACGCTGGCGTCCACCTGCCAGCTCACACGAGAGGAGACGACGGAGCGACTGCGGCAAAGAGCCGCGAAATACCTGAGCCGCAAGGCCAAGGTCGTCACCCGCGCCAGTCGCATGGAGGCGGCGCAGGCCGCGGCGCTCGAGCTGCTCCAGGAAGGTGCAACAGGGACCCTGGCCGTCCATGCGCGGGTCATCTGGGATGAGCGGTTCCGGACGTCCATGTCTCGCGAGCCCGCCACCGAGGCGCCCCAGGAGCTCGCCTCCGCCCTCGAGCGCACCACGTTCTTCAACGAGCTGCGCCGCCCCGAGCGCGCGGAGCTTCGCGCACGCATCTGGCCCCGACCCACGAGTCGGGGCGACACCGTCGAGGACTTCCGGAGCGAGTACCGCGAGCAGGTGCTTCGCGCGGAGCTGCTCGCCGTGGCCGCGCGGCTCGGGCATGCCTTCATCGACCTGTATGTCGCGGCGATGGCGGGCCGCACCACCCTGGCCATCCACCGACGCGGCGAGCAGACCGCCGAGCACGGCGACGACGCCGACGAGCGGGAGCTGGAGACCGGTGGCGGGCGACTGCTGCGCGAGTACCTCGACCTCCTCGAGTCCCAGCTCCGCGCCACGGCGCCACGTCCCTGGGGGGCGCTCGACGAGCTGGCGGACATCGCGGGGAACCTCGAGCTGATTCTCGATGTGAACGTCCCGGATGCGCGCACCACGCCGCTCGGCGAGTCCGCGCGCTACGTGGCGAGCCTGCTGCGCCAACAGCAGCCCACGGGAGGCATGGCGGGACAGGTCAACCAGACCCTGGTCCGTCAATTCCGGATGCCGGGCTACCCCTTCGTCCTCGTCACCACGGACCTGCTCCAAGAAGGCGAGGACCTGCACACGTTCTGCTCCTCGGTCCACCACTACGGAATCTCGTGGACTCCCTCGGCGATGGAGCAGCGCGTGGGACGCATCGACCGGGTCCGCTCGCAGTCGGACCGGCGACTCTCCGCGCTCGGAGGCGAGCCGCGTGGCGAGGACTGTCTCCAGGTCTACCTCCCCCACCTCCAGGACACGGTGGAGGTCCTCCAGGTGCAGCGGGTGCTGGAGCGCATGAACACCTTCCTGCGGCTGATGCACGAGGGGTTGACGGTGTCCGCGCCAGACCAGCGACGCATCGACGTGGGGCGAGAGATGGTCGCGGCCCGGAAGCAGGTCGACCGGCTCAGCGGCCCGCTCAAGAGCGCGTTCCCCATTCCTCCGTGGGCCACGCAGGGAGAGAAGACAGCCCTGGCGGTCGAGGGCACGTTCGGAGCCCGCGTCCGGGAGCGCTTCGAGCGGCTCCCTCGGCTCTCGATGGAGGGCACGCACATCGACTGGGCACCCCACCCACCCAAGGGCTCGCTCCTGGGGACCACCACCCTCTCGACGGGCCGGGTCCAGCCCTTCACGCTGACGCTCAAGTCCGAGCAGGGGCACCCCGTGGTCCGCTGCATCAGTCCCATCGGCCGGACCGAGCCGGATGAGGACCCCGAGCCCATTGCCGCACGCGGTGCCCGAATCTCCTCCCGCCTCGGTGCGATCCTGACCCAGGAGGCGCGACTCTACGACCTGACCGTCGAGGACGATGTGGTGCTCGGGGCTCCCGAACATGACGCCGCACGCGTGAGGCTGCTGGTGCGCCGGGTCACGGAGCAGGCGGACCGGATGGAGCAGGAGCATTTCGACGATGGCCGCGACGCGAGGCTCGATGCCTTCGAAGCCGAACTCCGGGAGGAGGGCAACCGTGAGCTCTGATTGGCGGGTGTTCTGTCGCGGCGCGCGTGTGGCCATCGACGGCGACGAGCTCATCGTCGACTTCGAGAACCAACGCAGCCACCGCGTCCGCGTCCGCGAGACCGACGAGGTCATCGAGTTCCACGCCGTCGTCGCTCGCGCCGCCGCCGTGCGAGACATCCCAGACCTCCCGCTGAGGCTCTGGCGATACAACCGAGCCTCCCAGCTCGTCAGCTTCCGGCTCGACACACGAGGGCGGGTGTATGCCGAAGGCTGGGTCCCCAAGGCCGGTCTCACCGCCGAGGAGTTCCAGCTCACCCTCCGCCATGTCGCCGCCGAGAGCGACCGACTCGAGTATCTGCTGACAGGGCGGGACGCGGAGTAGATGCGTCAGGGGTCGACCGTGCCGCGTGCCGTGAACCGACTCCTCCTGATTGCGGGCAGCCCTTCCCGGAGAAGGCAGGCGTCGTGACGTTCCGGAGACGCCCCTCCCGCACACGCTATCGGCCAGGCACGTCTCAGCTCGCGCCGACCGTCACACGAGGCGCGTAGTGACGCACGACCCGCCTGGCGAGCGACTCGGGATACTTCCAGAACGCCTGGTCCAACGCGTACAGCCGCTCTCGCTCGGCGTCGGTCAACATGCCGGGCAGGTCGGACAGCGAGACCCTCTCCTCGGTCTCACCGTAGTGGGCGACGACATGCAGCATGTCCTCCAGACATTGCCGCGTGCCCTGAGCCCCCATCCCGCCCAACGCCTCGATGGCCAGGTGGCAGGTCTCTTCACCCCAGTTGCAGAAGAACTGCATGAAGCCGCCGTTGTTGATGTCGGCTTCCATTCGCCAGAGCGCCACCAGCTCGCGCTCGGCCTGCGGCAGGGCGGATGAATCCCTGTGGACCTGTTGAAGCCGCGCGAGCGCATGCTCATAGAGCGCGTCCTGCTCGAGGTGCCAGACACTGAGCATTCCATCAGCGGAGGGAGGCCAGAGCTCCGGCCAGTTCACGCCTCGGCCGTCTTCGGTGAGGGCCCAAGCCCGCCGCTGCTCGGGCGTGGCCTTGGCGACACGGAGCAAGCCGCTGAGAGGCACGGTCAGCACACGGCCATCCGTGAGCTGCAACCGGATGCGGTCCTCGTCGAAGCCCACGTCGATGATGCGATGGTCGTCTGGCGTCATGTGGTCATCGCCCAGGGTCGTTCCAGGTGAGGGCCCCCATCATGAGCGAGCCGGATTTCAGTGAGGCAGAAATCACCCAGCCCCTCCTCCGTTCCATCGGCTCCGACGGACTCCCTGATTGGTGAGACGGGCGCGTCGAGTCACCTGGGAATCCAGGCGAGCCACCCGCCAGGCTCGCTGTCTGGAATGACAACGTGTGACGTCGTTTCGCGGCCGTCTCATGCACGGGCGTCATCAGCACTGTCGCCAGATTAATCGCATGAAATCGTAATCCCCCCCTTGGAAACCACTGCCTGATCACAGCAGCATGGCGGCAGCAAGAGGGGGAAAACATTTGAGTACGATCAAGCGCGACTCGCAGCCGCTGCCGCTTCCACCGCCACCCAAGCCACAGGCGGCGTCGAAACCACCGGCACCACCACCACCACCCGCACCACCTCCACCGCCCGCTCCCAAGCCTCAGCGCGGTGGCTTCTTCGGCGGCGATATCCTGTCTCGCGCCCCGCAGACGACGACTCCCAGCCAATCTCGTGGCCAGCTCCTCGCCATGGATGGCGTCGTGACGCCCTCCACCCCGGCGCCCGCCACCACCCTGCTGACGGAGAACACCCGCGACGGCCAGCGCAACTGTCTGGACGCGGTGGGCGACTGGCTCGCCCTCGCCACGCCACAGCTTCGCGCGCGAAGCGAGGTCCTCCTCCTGCGAGACACCCGCTCCGGAGCCCAGGGCAGTGCCGGCCACGCCGTCATCCGGCAGGGTGAGTCCATCTTCGACCCGTCCACCGGCCGCACCTACGCGAACTTCAAGGAGTTCAACGCCGCCGGCAACTACCAGCTCGTCCACACCACGAGCGGCGCGGCCATGAACCGCGTGCTGAGCGCGCCCCCGGGCTCACCCGAACGCCAGCAGGCCCTCGACGCCGCGCGCATCCCCGCCTCGGTCCAGAACATGCTCCTGGCCGACACCAACGAGGGCCGCCCGCTCACCGCGGACCAGCAGGCCGCCCTCGACGCCGCGGTCAAGGCCCTGCCGCCCTACCCCACCTCCCAGCAGATTGGCGCCCTCATCCACGACCAGGACGCGTTCTGGCTCGACTCCGGCGAGGAGAATCCCCAGGCGTTCGCCGCGCTCACCACCGCGATGGCCTCGCGCTATGCGCCGCTCCGCGGCCCCCAGGCCGACCTCCAGGGCTTCAACGCCGCCATGGAGCAGCTCTCCGTGGCCGCCGGCGGCTTCACCCCGCAGATGTCCGCCGCCCTCGCCACCGCCGCGATGGACCCGGCCCTCGCCGCGCGCGGCATCCACACCGGCGAGGTCGCCGCGTGGGCGCTGAGCTCCGCCACCACGCCCGACGCCGCCCAGGCCGTGCTCGACGCCGTCGGCCCCGACGGCATGGCGTCGTTCGTCACCTCCCTGGGCCTCAACCCGGCCAACTCGAGCGACCCGACGTTCCTGAACAGCGGCAGCCGCATGCTCGCGCTCCGCGACTTCATGAACGTGGCCGCCACGCTGGCCACCCAAACGAGCGCCCCCGATGGCGCACAGGCGAAGTTCTTCCTCACCGTCGCCCAGCAGGCCGGGCCCATGCCCATGGAGCAGGCGTCGTTCCGCGAGGCCCTCGGCAAGGGGCTCGGCGCGGTGTACGCGATGGGCAACCCGACCCTGGCCGCCACCGAGTCCGCGCGCATGAGCGAGCTGCTCCGCAACGGCCACGTCGGCGACCTGCTCCAGGGCGCCACGGCCGAGCAGCGCCAGGGGTTGTACGTCGCGTTCCTCGACAACCCCCAGCTCACCTCGCAGCTGGTGGACCACCACAACGGCAACCTCGCCACCGCCGTGGCCTTCCTCCAGCTCGAGTCCCTCACCACGGGACTCACGGGCGCGTTCGGCCCGAATGGCCAGGTCCCCCTGGACGCGGATGGCCAGCCGCTCATCCCGCCCGAAGCGCAGATTCCCACGCCGCCTCCGGACGTGCTGGCGCGCCACCCCGCCATCGCCGCGCTCGGCACGCCGCTGCACGCGGCCACCGTGGCCCAGGCCATCCAGGCCGGGAAGCTCTCGTCCGCGCAGGCCGCCGACTACCTCGACGACCTGGCCACCTATTCGAGCGGGCTCGCCAACCCGGACCTGGCGCGACATGGCGCGGATGGCCTCACCTCCGCCGCCATCAACGTCCTCAATGGCGGCAACCCCATCGAGAACTCCCGCCTCGACGAGTACGCCGCGCTCAACGCGAACAGCCTCTCCGCGCTCGCCGACCAGGTCCGCGCGTCCAACGACCCGGCCTACATCGCCCAGGCCGTGACGGCCGGAAGCACGCAGGACGCCACCTTCCGCGCCAGCCTCCCTCGCTACGGCGACGCCATCGCCGCCATGGGTGAGAACGTCCAGGGCCGGCGCCGCGCCATCATCGCGGGCGTGGGGCTGGTGGCCTCCATGGCGGCCCCCATCCTCGCCGCGGCCGCCATCCCGGCCGGCGCCACGCTCACGGTGGGCGGCGTCACGCTGGGCACCGCCTCCCTCCAGGCGGGCACGGCGGGCCTCACCACCAGCGTGGTGAGCACGGCGCTCAACGCGGGCAACAACTACGACGCCACGGGCCAGCTCCACCTGGGCAACGCGGTGGCCGGTGGCGTGGTGGACGGACTGACCACGTACTTCGGCATGCGCCTGTCCATCGTCGCGGCGGGGCGCGGCCAGGGGGCCATGGGCGCGCTGGTGCGCGGCGCGGCCATCGACGGCATGGGCGGCGTCGGCGCGTATGCGCTGGGGACGCCGGGCGCGCTGGAGGGCATCCTCAACGGGGACCCGAAGTACACGCAGGCCGCGGCGGTCCAGGGCGGCGTGAGCTTCGGCTCGTCGTTCGTGCTCAGCAGCCTGCTGGAGCTGCCGGGCGTCGACACGCAGGCGCGCCCGGGCAACATCGTGGCGGATGGCATCGGCGTGCTCACCCCCATGCCCCGCTTCGGAGCGTCCGCCGCGGGCTCCCGCGTCCACGGCTACCGAGGCATCCGCGACATCGTCATCGAGGACCTGGAGACCATCATCAACACGGGCCTCCATCCGCGCACGGTGCGGGACGGGCGACTGGCGGAAGGCGCCATCGAGAACATGCCCTTCTTCCAGCGCTTCTGGACGGCGGTGCGGGAGTCCGCGGGGAAGAGCGTGGGAGAGCACGTGGTGATGCTCACCCGGCGCCCGGACCTCGCCGAGGCCTGGGCCCGCAACACGCCGGTGAACTCCCAGGGTCAAGTGTCCTGGCTCAACTTCAGCGGCTTCGTGGCGGGACTCCCCAAGCCCATGCGCGCCAGGTACTTCACGCCTGAGCAGTTCGAGCTGCTCCGCGCGCAACAGCTCGCCGCGGGCGGGCCGACCCTCCTCGTCAAGGACTCCAACGGCACCACCGTGCAGATGACGCTGGACCAGGTGCGCCAGCTCATGGGCGACACGAAGTTCGACATCACCGCCGAGGTGGCCGCCCCCGTCGAGAGCCAGATTGGCCTCGCGTCGTTCTACGGGAGCACCAAGCACCAGGAGGAGCCCATCGTCGGCTCCATCGGTCCCGAGGGCATCATCACCCTCACCGTGCTCTACAAGGGCACGCTGCCGTAGTCCCGCCTCCGGGGCCGCTTCGCGACATCGAAGCGGCCTCGGCGGCTCCGCTCACTCCTGGGTCAAGGTGCGGAACACCGCGGGCAGCTCCTGCGCGCCCAGCCCCGCGCCGAGCGCCCGGCGATAGTTCTCGAGCAGCTCCTGGGGGAAGCGCGCGCTGATGCGGGCATCGCGGCTGAGCCGGACGATGTGCTCGAGGGCGGCGACGTGGGTGTTCAGGCTGCACTGGTCCCCCGAGAAGTCGTCGCGCGCGACCATGTCCCGCGCGGCGTCGGCGGTGACGGAGACGAGCCCGAGGAAGGAAGCCTTCTGGGCGAAGAACAACTGGGGGTCCAGCCCCTCCGCCTTGCACATCGCCGCGGCGTGGAGCATGGACAGGCAGCCGCCGTAGTAGGCCTCCAGGATCGCGCAGTCGAGCGTCGCCGCGGAGCCGATCTTCTCGTCGACGTACACGGAGTTGCGGGCAATCGCCTGGAGCGTCTGGTGGTGCCGGTCGAAGACGGCGCGCGAGCCGGCATAGAAGACGGTGGCGTAGTCGGTGGCGACGAAGCTCGGGTAGGCGAGAATCGCGGCGTCCAGGTAGTCCACGCCGTGGGCGTTCGCCCACTCCAGGCCGCTTCGTGCATCCGCGGGTGAGCCGCTCGTGAGCTGGACGAGCGTGGTCCCCGAGAGCGCCGAGGCGACGTCCGCCGAGGAGAACAGCTCGGCGCTGGCGGCGTAGTTCGACAGAGAGACGACGACCAGGTCCCGGCCGGAGACGGCCTCGCGGAGGTTCTCGAAGGCGACGGTGCCACCTCCCACGGCCTTCGCCTTGGCGTGAGTCCTGTTCCACACGGCGACCTCATGGCCCGCCGCCGCGAAGGCTCGCGACAGCGCGGTCCCCATGAGCCCACTCCCCATCACAGCGATTCTCGTCGGACGGCTGGCTGGCATCTTCAATCCCCGGGTGTCTCGTTCATGCGACGCACCTGCGCGCGGCGCCGCCTGAGTAGAGCACGGCACCGAGGCGGGTCTGCCAGGACCTGAAATGCCGCGCGCGCTCCGCTTCAGTGCCCGGAGGCCTGGGCCATGAAGTCGCCGGTGGAGACGACCTGCGCGTAGGCCATGCCGAGCGCCGCGAGGAACGCGGCGTGGACCTGGGGCGCGGAGGCCGTCTGGCCATTGAACTCCATCGCTCGGGCCGCGCACGCGTCGTGGAGCAGCGTGACGGGGTAGCCCAGGTCCGCCGCCGCGCGCACCGTCGCGTCCACGCACATGAGCGTCATCATCCCCGTCACCACCAGCTGCTTCACCCCGAGCGCCCGCAAGCGCTCCTGCAGGTCCGTCTCCCGGAAGCTGTTGGGGAAGTGCTTGAGCACCACCGCCTCCCCCGGACGAGGCGCGACGCGGGGATGAATCTCCGCCCCCTGCGTCCCCGGTAGGAAGAACGTGGCCCCCGGCTGCATCGAGATGTGCTGCACGTGGATGACCGGCAGGTTCCGCTCGCGGAAGAAGTCCAGCGCCGCGCGGGCGTGGACCGCCGCGACCTCGGAACGGTCGAGCTCGAACCGACCTCCCGGGAAGTAGTCATTCTGGATGTCGATGAGCACCAGCGCCGCGTTCTCCAACGTCTTCGCCATGGGGTTCTCCAGAGGCAGTGAGGGGTGATGCACGCTGGAATAACCAACCGAGGTGCCCCCGCGGGAGTGTCCGGATTGACAAAGTCCGGGCGGAAAACGACAAGCGGCCATGGCCTCCGAGCCCTCTTCGACACGCATCGCGGTGCTGGCCCTGGATGGATGTGTCGCGTCCAGCGTCATGGGTCCCCTGGATGTGTTCGCCATGGCGAACCTCCTGAGCCAGGAGCAAGGCCACCCGGCGCCGTTCTCCGCGGAGCTCGTGTCGCCGCGCCCCGGCCCCGCTCGGAGCTTCCATGGCCTGATGCTCGCGGCGGCCCGTGTTCCAGACGCCTCGGAGCGCTTCGACGTCGTCCTGGTCCCCGCCGCCGTGGGCAACGTGGAGAGCCTCTTCGCCGAGCATGCCGCCGCGACCTGGCTGCGAGGACAACATGAGCGCGGCGCGAAGCTCGCCGCCGTCTGCGCGGGAGTCTTCCTGCTCGCGGAGACAGGGCTCCTGGAGGGACGGGAGGCCACCACGCACTGGGGACTCGCCCAGCGCTTCGCGGCGCGCTACCCCCGGGTGTCGCTCAAGCCCGAGCTGCTCCTGGTGGACCTCGGTGACGTGCTCACCGCGGGCGGTGTCACCGCGTATCTCGACCTCTCGCTGCACCTGGTCTCGAAGCAGG
Encoded here:
- a CDS encoding NAD(P)-dependent oxidoreductase, which gives rise to MPASRPTRIAVMGSGLMGTALSRAFAAAGHEVAVWNRTHAKAKAVGGGTVAFENLREAVSGRDLVVVSLSNYAASAELFSSADVASALSGTTLVQLTSGSPADARSGLEWANAHGVDYLDAAILAYPSFVATDYATVFYAGSRAVFDRHHQTLQAIARNSVYVDEKIGSAATLDCAILEAYYGGCLSMLHAAAMCKAEGLDPQLFFAQKASFLGLVSVTADAARDMVARDDFSGDQCSLNTHVAALEHIVRLSRDARISARFPQELLENYRRALGAGLGAQELPAVFRTLTQE
- a CDS encoding DMP19 family protein, with the protein product MTPDDHRIIDVGFDEDRIRLQLTDGRVLTVPLSGLLRVAKATPEQRRAWALTEDGRGVNWPELWPPSADGMLSVWHLEQDALYEHALARLQQVHRDSSALPQAERELVALWRMEADINNGGFMQFFCNWGEETCHLAIEALGGMGAQGTRQCLEDMLHVVAHYGETEERVSLSDLPGMLTDAERERLYALDQAFWKYPESLARRVVRHYAPRVTVGAS
- a CDS encoding DEAD/DEAH box helicase family protein, which translates into the protein MIDLDTARALLDFGKRMGAGHRAEEQLRGAVAIHNILSKHRLAYLADEVGMGKTYVALGALALFRHFNPGFRVLVITPRENIQRKWQKELTNFAAHNVRFDDLRMRALDGRPARPLVDCGNLLELVHETSIDPNRDFFVRMSSFSLPVGKASEGWTALRDGLRRHLPWLRDEAFDLRNKEVFKRNFARALCCALPKFDLVIVDEAHNLKHGFNLSGSSRNQVLAEAFGRHAPEDAPDLRLFPGHGPRAERVLFLSATPLEETYRHVWNQLDLFGLAGGFRELRDDPVPEERKKEVAGQFLVRRVTSMRIAGREHTKNMYRREWRAGGVHQHDEPITVSDDRQRLLVALVQKKVSELLSGKQFNHSFQIGMLASFESFLETARLRRQDDEESTFDDSEQSDLALEREGIDVHDLNRLAKSYRLKFGREMPHPKMDAVVDSLASAWVTGKKALVFVRRVASVKELKRKLDERYDDWLIPHLRARLPEVLHAPFDEVVAQYRLEKGAAERSHHEGSSTPQDVVGTDVEVDDRGGTDTFFAWYFRGEGPKGVLSGANIQARFIKGSGAYSTFFADNTVMALLGAEPGQVLTTLASTCQLTREETTERLRQRAAKYLSRKAKVVTRASRMEAAQAAALELLQEGATGTLAVHARVIWDERFRTSMSREPATEAPQELASALERTTFFNELRRPERAELRARIWPRPTSRGDTVEDFRSEYREQVLRAELLAVAARLGHAFIDLYVAAMAGRTTLAIHRRGEQTAEHGDDADERELETGGGRLLREYLDLLESQLRATAPRPWGALDELADIAGNLELILDVNVPDARTTPLGESARYVASLLRQQQPTGGMAGQVNQTLVRQFRMPGYPFVLVTTDLLQEGEDLHTFCSSVHHYGISWTPSAMEQRVGRIDRVRSQSDRRLSALGGEPRGEDCLQVYLPHLQDTVEVLQVQRVLERMNTFLRLMHEGLTVSAPDQRRIDVGREMVAARKQVDRLSGPLKSAFPIPPWATQGEKTALAVEGTFGARVRERFERLPRLSMEGTHIDWAPHPPKGSLLGTTTLSTGRVQPFTLTLKSEQGHPVVRCISPIGRTEPDEDPEPIAARGARISSRLGAILTQEARLYDLTVEDDVVLGAPEHDAARVRLLVRRVTEQADRMEQEHFDDGRDARLDAFEAELREEGNREL
- a CDS encoding cysteine hydrolase family protein; the encoded protein is MAKTLENAALVLIDIQNDYFPGGRFELDRSEVAAVHARAALDFFRERNLPVIHVQHISMQPGATFFLPGTQGAEIHPRVAPRPGEAVVLKHFPNSFRETDLQERLRALGVKQLVVTGMMTLMCVDATVRAAADLGYPVTLLHDACAARAMEFNGQTASAPQVHAAFLAALGMAYAQVVSTGDFMAQASGH